A region from the Colwellia sp. PAMC 21821 genome encodes:
- a CDS encoding tetratricopeptide repeat protein — MKKLTLLALSFALMTQSSAYSADLDLGIYELNRGEFKAAIAEFEPLVAEEYAPAQYQMALIYLNGYGVIKNSSKAVELFHLAASQNYSEALFDLSLLYSEGEVVKKDLKSAYALMEKAAKKDLPRAQFNLGVMLYNGSGVQRDYLQASRWYQKAADQNYALAQFNLALMYFEGKGVAKSTEMSYIWNIIAAKNAYRMAEKSRDMDEHKLTVDEIKASREKADAIYRKIVEQRELKLRQIP; from the coding sequence ATGAAAAAATTGACCTTACTAGCACTCAGCTTTGCCCTAATGACTCAGAGTTCTGCATATAGCGCCGATTTAGATTTAGGTATATATGAGCTAAACCGTGGTGAATTTAAAGCCGCGATTGCTGAATTTGAACCTTTAGTTGCCGAAGAATATGCTCCGGCGCAATATCAAATGGCATTGATTTATTTAAACGGTTACGGCGTAATTAAAAACAGCAGCAAGGCAGTAGAGTTATTTCATTTAGCCGCATCACAAAATTATTCAGAAGCTTTGTTCGATCTTTCTTTGCTTTACAGTGAAGGCGAAGTCGTTAAAAAAGATTTAAAAAGTGCTTATGCATTAATGGAGAAAGCGGCCAAGAAAGACTTACCGCGCGCCCAGTTCAACTTAGGCGTAATGCTCTATAACGGCAGCGGTGTGCAGCGTGATTATTTACAAGCCTCACGCTGGTACCAAAAAGCGGCTGATCAAAATTATGCCCTTGCACAATTTAACCTTGCCTTAATGTATTTTGAAGGCAAAGGCGTCGCTAAAAGCACAGAAATGTCATATATTTGGAATATTATTGCCGCTAAAAACGCCTATAGAATGGCGGAAAAAAGTCGCGACATGGACGAGCATAAGTTAACCGTTGACGAAATTAAAGCTAGCCGTGAAAAAGCAGATGCTATTTATCGGAAAATAGTCGAACAAAGAGAATTGAAGTTAAGACAAATTCCTTAA